A genomic window from Triticum urartu cultivar G1812 chromosome 7, Tu2.1, whole genome shotgun sequence includes:
- the LOC125525372 gene encoding cysteine-rich receptor-like protein kinase 44, with amino-acid sequence MLTREVKQGVLRNGNIAVKRIRNSHSINETLFYREVDSLLNIKHKNVVRFLGFCASTDQIAIQIAGSKRHIYAEVRERLLCFEYISNGSLQKYVTDELRGLEWNTRYGIIRGICEGLHHLHSEKHIYHMDLKPGNILLDNDMVPKITDFGLSRLDEKSKTMSEDRLGSLGYCAPEYISEGNMSFKSDMYSLGKIIIELVTGGKEILNNSNTVLRRWRHRWKKSGKETPLVYQQVAKCIEIGLLCQEREPSKRPFIWDIINDISHMEVVNEEINNANEYTFGEVNS; translated from the exons ATGCTCACAAGAGAAGTTAAACAGGGAGTGCTTCGTAATGGGAACATTGCTGTAAAGAGGATAAGGAACAGTCATTCAATCAATGAGACTTTATTTTATCGAGAAGTTGACAGCCTGTTGAACATTAAACATAAAAATGTCGTACGCTTTCTTGGCTTCTGTGCTAGCACAGATCAGATAGCCATACAAATTGCAGGATCAAAACGACATATTTATGCTGAGGTAAGAGAAAGACTACTCTGTTTTGAGTATATCAGCAATGGAAGTCTACAAAAGTATGTTACTG ATGAATTAAGAGGACTGGAATGGAATACACGCTATGGAATAATTAGAGGAATCTGTGAAGGTTTGCATCATCTGCACTCGGAGAAGCACATATATCATATGGATTTGAAACCTGGCAATATACTACTAGATAATGATATGGTGCCGAAAATCACAGATTTCGGTTTATCAAGACTTGATGAAAAGTCAAAAACCATGAGTGAAGACCGTCTCGGATCACT AGGATATTGTGCTCCAGAGTAcatatctgaaggaaatatgtcaTTCAAATCAGACATGTACAGTTTGGGCAAAATAATTATCGAGCTAGTGACGGGAGGAAAGGAGATCCTCAATAATAGCAACACT GTACTTAGGAGATGGAGACACAGATGGAAAAAATCTGGAAAGGAAACACCATTGGTCTACCAACAAGTAGCAAAATGCATCGAAATTGGGTTACTCTGCCAAGAACGTGAACCATCCAAGCGGCCCTTTATATGGGATATAATAAATGATATCAGCCACATGGAAGTTGTAAATGAGGAAATCAACAATGCCAACGAATATACATTTGGGGAGGTAAACTCTTGA